GAAAAGCTTTAAACAAGCGCGTGGCCGCGGCGGATTTGTCCGTTCTTCCTGGCAGGAAGTGAACGAACTGATTGCCGCCTCTAACGTCTACACCGTCAAAACCTACGGCCCGGACCGCGTCGCCGGTTTCTCGCCGATCCCGGCGATGTCGATGGTCTCTTACGCGTCTGGCGCACGTTATCTGTCGCTGATTGGCGGCACCTGCCTGAGTTTCTACGACTGGTACTGCGACTTACCGCCCGCATCGCCGCAAACCTGGGGCGAGCAAACCGACGTGCCGGAATCCGCCGACTGGTACAACTCCAGCTATATCCTTGCCTGGGGCTCCAACGTGCCGCAAACCCGTACCCCGGACGCGCACTTCTTTACTGAGGTTCGCTACAAGGGTACTAAAACTGTGGCGATCACCCCGGACTATGCTGAAATCGCTAAACTCTGCGATTTGTGGCTGGCGCCGAAGCAGGGCACTGATGCCGCGATGGCGCTGGCGATGGGCCACGTCATGCTGCGCGAGTTCCATCTGGATAAACCCAGCCAGTACTTCACCGATTATGTGCGTCGTTACACCGACATGCCGATGCTGGTGATGCTCGAAGAGCGCGACGGTTACTATGCTGCTGGCCGTATGTTGCGTGCTGCCGATTTGGTGGATGCGCTGGGTCAGGAAAATAATCCGGAATGGAAAACCGTCGCGCTGGATAGCGAAGGCAATATGATTGCGCCAAACGGTTCGATTGGTTTCCGCTGGGGCGAAAAAGGCAAATGGAACCTGGAGCAGCGCGATGGCGGCAACGGTGCCGATGTCGAACTGACGCTCAGCCTGCTGGGCAAACACGATGATGTGGCGCAGGTTGGCTTCCCGTATTTCGGCGGTGACAATACCGAGCACTTCAAAGGCGTGACGCTGGATAACATCCTGCTGCACAAACTGCCGGTTAAACGCCTGCAACTGGCCGATGGCAGCAGTGCGCTGGTCACCACCGTTTACGATCTGAACATGGCGAACTACGGCCTCGATCGCGGTCTCGGGGATGAAAACTGCGCGACCCGCTATGACGAAGTGAAAGCCTATACGCCCGCCTGGGCCGAGAAAATTACCGGTGTGCCGCAGGCGCAGATTATCCGCGTTGCGCGCGAATTCGCCGAGACCGCGGACAAAACTCACGGTCGCTCGATGATTATCGTCGGGGCCGGGATGAACCACTGGTATCACCTCGATATGAACTATCGTGGGCTTATCAATATGCTGATCTTCTGCGGTTGCGTGGGTCAGAGCGGCGGCGGCTGGGCGCACTATGTCGGCCAGGAAAAACTGCGTCCGCAGACCGGCTGGCAGCCGCTGGCGTTTGCCCTCGACTGGCAGCGCCCGGCGCGCCATATGAACAGCACGTCGTACTTCTACAACCATTCCAGCCAGTGGCGTTACGAGACGGTCACCGCGCAGGAATTCCTGTCGCCGATGGCGGATAAATCCCGCTATAGCGGTCATTTAATTGACTTTAACGTGCGCGCCGAGCGTATGGGCTGGCTGCCGTCTGCGCCGCAACTGGGCACTAACCCGCTGCGTATTGCCGCAGAAGCGGAAAAAGCCGGGATGTCACCGGTGGATTACACCGTCAAATCCCTGAAAGAGGGTTCCCTGCGTTTCGCTGCTGAACAGCCGGAAAATGGCAAAAACCATCCGCGTAACCTGTTTATCTGGCGCTCCAACCTGCTGGGCTCTTCCGGTAAAGGCCACGAGTTCATGCTCAAATATTTGCTGGGTACTGAGCACGGTATTCAGGGCCAGGACCTGGGCAAACAGGGCGGCGTGAAACCTGAAGAAGTGGAGTGGCATGACAACGGTCTCGACGGCAAACTGGATCTGGTGGTGACCCTCGATTTCCGCCTCTCCAGCACCTGTCTCTATTCCGATATCGTGCTGCCGACCGCGACCTGGTATGAAAAAGACGATATGAATACCTCGGATATGCATCCATTTATTCATCCGCTTTCTGCCGCTGTAGACCCGGCATGGGAATCGAAAAGCGACTGGGAAATCTACAAAAGCATTGCCAAATCCTTCTCTGAACTGTGCGTTGGTCACTTAGGGAAAGAAACTGACGTGGTGACGCTGCCGATTCAGCATGACTCTGCCGCTGAACTGGCGCAGCCGCTGGGCGTGAAGGACTGGAAAAAAGGCGAATGCGATCTGATCCCGGGCAAAACGGCACCGCACATTATTCCGGTCGAGCGTGATTACCCGGCGACTTACGAGCGCTTTACCTCTATCGGCCCGCTGATGGAGAAAATCGGTAACGGCGGGAAAGGCATCGCCTGGAATACCCAGAGCGAAATGGATCTGCTGCGCAAGCTCAACTACACCAAAGCAGACGGCCCGGCGAAAGGCCAGCCGATGCTGAACACCGCCATCGACGCGGCGGAAATGATCCTGACGCTGGCCCCGGAAACCAACGGTAATGTGGCGGTGAAAGCCTGGGCGGCGCTCAGCGAATTTACCGGTCGCGACCATACGCATCTGGCGCTGAATAAAGAAGACGAGAAAATTCGCTTCCGCGATATTCAGGCGCAACCGCGCAAAATTATCTCCAGCCCGACCTGGTCTGGCCTGGAAGATGAACATGTTTCTTACAACGCCGGTTATACCAACGTCCATGAGCTGATCCCGTGGCGTACGCTCTCTGGCCGCCAGCAGCTTTATCAGGATCATCAGTGGATGCGCGACTTCGGCGAAAGTCTGTTGGTGTATCGTCCGCCGATCAACACCCGTTCGGTGAAAGAAGTGCTTGGCGTGAAAGCCAACGGTTACCCGGAAAAAGCGCTCAACTTCCTGACGCCGCACCAGAAGTGGGGAATTCACTCCACCTACAGCGATAACTTGCTGATGCTGACGCTGGGCCGTGGTGGACCGGTTGTGTGGCTGAGCGAAACTGACGCGAAAGAGATGGGCATCGCCGATAACGACTGGATCGAAGTCTTCAACAGCAACGGCGCATTGACTGCCCGTGCGGTGGTGAGCCAGCGTGTGCCGTCCGGCATGACGATGATGTACCACGCGCAGGAACGCATCGTGAACCTGCCGGGCTCAGAAATTACCGGTCAGCGCGGCGGGATCCACAACTCGGTGACGCGTATTACGCCGAAACCCACCCATATGATTGGCGGCTATGCACAGCTGGCCTACGGCTTTAACTATTACGGTACGGTCGGTTCCAACCGCGATGAATTTGTGGTGGTACGTAAGATGAAGAACATTAACTGGTTGGATGGCGAAGGCAATGACCAGGTACAGGAGAGCGCAAAATGAAAATTCGTTCACAAGTCGGCATGGTGCTGAATCTCGATAAGTGCATCGGCTGTCATACCTGTTCAGTGACCTGTAAAAACGTCTGGACCAGCCGTGAAGGCATGGAGTACGCGTGGTTTAACAACGTCGAAACCAAACCGGGCACCGGCTTTCCAACCGACTGGGAAAACCAGGAGAAATGGAAGGGCGGCTGGATCCGCAAAATCAACGGCAAACTGCAACCGCGCATGGGCAACCGTGCGCTGCTGCTCGGTAAAATCTTCGCCAACCCGCATCTGCCGGGCATCGATGACTATTACGAGCCGTTCGATTTCGACTATCAGAACCTGCATACCGCACCGGAAAGCAAACATCAGCCGATCGCCCGACCGCGTTCGCTGATAACCGGCCAGCGCATGAATAAAATCACCGCCGGCCCGAACTGGGAAGATGACCTGGGCGGTGAATTCGAAAAACTGAGCAAAGATCAGAACTTCGAAAACATGCAGAAGGCGATGTACGGCCAGTTCGAAAATACTTTCATGATGTACTTGCCGCGCCTGTGCGAACACTGCCTGAACCCGGCATGTGTGGCGACCTGCCCGAGCGGTGCCATTTATAAACGTGAAGAAGATGGCATTGTGCTGATCGATCAGGATAAATGCCGCGGCTGGCGGATGTGCGTCACCGGCTGCCCGTACAAAAAAATCTACTTCAACTGGAAGAGCGGCAAATCGGAGAAGTGCATCTTCTGTTATCCGCGTATTGAAGCAGGTATGCCGACAGTCTGTTCCGAAACCTGTGTTGGGCGTATTCGTTACCTTGGCGTGCTGCTGTACGACGCGGACGCGATTGAAAACGCAGCCAGCACCGAGCACGAGAAAGATCTCTACCAGCGTCAACTGGATGTGTTCCTCGACCCGAACGATCCGGCGGTGATTGAGCAAGCGCTGAAAGATGGCGTTCCGCAAAGTGTTATCGATGCGGCGCAGAAATCGCCGGTCTACAAAATGGCGATGGACTGGAAGCTGGCGCTGCCGCTGCACCCGGAATACCGCACGCTGCCGATGGTCTGGTATGTGCCGCCTTTGTCACCAATTCAGTCCGCTGCGGATGCGGGCGAACTGGGCAGCAACGGGATCCTGCCGGACGTGGAAAGCTTGCGTATTCCGGTGCAATACCTGGCGAACCTGCTGACCGCAGGTGATACCCAACCGGTGCTGCTGGCACTGAAACGTATGCTGGCAATGCGCCACTTCAAACGTGCTGAAACCGTGGACGGTGTGGAAGATACCCGTGCGCTGGAAGAGGTGGGTTTGTCGAAAGCGCAGGCGCAGGAGATGTACCGTTATCTCGCCATCGCCAACTACGAAGACCGTTTTGTTGTGCCGTCCAGCCATCGTGAACTGGCGCGTGACGCCTTCCCGGAGAAAAACGGTTGTGGTTTCAGCTTTGGCGATGGTTGTCACGGCTCGGATAACAAATTCAACCTGTTCAACAGCCGCCGTATCGATGCGGTGAATGTGACAGTGAAAACGGAGCCGCACGCATGATTGAACTGCTGGTTATTTCCCGTTTGCTTGAGTACCCGGATGCTGCCCTGTGGCAGCATCAACAGGAGCTGTTTGATGCGCTGGCGTCCGGCGAACATCTGGCGAAAGCGGACGCTCAGCACGTCGGCATCTTTTTACGTGATCTGACGACGCAGGATCTGCTGGATGCGCAGGCCAGCTACAGCGAACTGTTCGATCGCGGTCGCGCGACATCGCTGTTGCTGTTTGAACATGTTCACGGCGAATCCCGCGATCGCGGTCAGGCGATGGTTGACCTGCTGGCGCAATATGAGCGCCACGGGTTGCAGCTTGATAGCCGCGAATTACCGGATCACTTGCCGCTCTATCTGGAATATCTGGCGCAACTGCCGGTTGCCGAGGCTATCGGCGGGTTGCAGGATATCGCCCCGATTCTGGCGCTGTTGCAGGCGCGCTTACAGCAGCGCGAAAGCCATTATGCGTCGCTGTTCGATGCGCTGCTGGCGCTGACGAAAACCGAGGTGGATAACGCGCAGGTTGCCGAGAAAATTGCCGGTGAAGCGCGCGACGATACGCCGCAGGCGCTGGATGCGGTGTGGGAAGAAGAGCAGGTGAAATTCTTCGCCGAACAGGGCTGCGGCGATGCCGATATCACCGCGCATCAGCGCCGTTTCGCTGGTTCAGTCGCCCCGCAATAT
The nucleotide sequence above comes from Kosakonia sp. H02. Encoded proteins:
- a CDS encoding nitrate reductase subunit alpha → MSKFLDRFRYFKQKGETFADGHGQLLNTNRDWEDGYRSRWQHDKVVRSTHGVNCTGSCSWQIFVKNGLVTWETQQTDYPRTRPDMPNHEPRGCPRGASYSWYLYSANRLKYPLMRKRLIKLWREAKAQHSDPVNAWASIIEDADKAKSFKQARGRGGFVRSSWQEVNELIAASNVYTVKTYGPDRVAGFSPIPAMSMVSYASGARYLSLIGGTCLSFYDWYCDLPPASPQTWGEQTDVPESADWYNSSYILAWGSNVPQTRTPDAHFFTEVRYKGTKTVAITPDYAEIAKLCDLWLAPKQGTDAAMALAMGHVMLREFHLDKPSQYFTDYVRRYTDMPMLVMLEERDGYYAAGRMLRAADLVDALGQENNPEWKTVALDSEGNMIAPNGSIGFRWGEKGKWNLEQRDGGNGADVELTLSLLGKHDDVAQVGFPYFGGDNTEHFKGVTLDNILLHKLPVKRLQLADGSSALVTTVYDLNMANYGLDRGLGDENCATRYDEVKAYTPAWAEKITGVPQAQIIRVAREFAETADKTHGRSMIIVGAGMNHWYHLDMNYRGLINMLIFCGCVGQSGGGWAHYVGQEKLRPQTGWQPLAFALDWQRPARHMNSTSYFYNHSSQWRYETVTAQEFLSPMADKSRYSGHLIDFNVRAERMGWLPSAPQLGTNPLRIAAEAEKAGMSPVDYTVKSLKEGSLRFAAEQPENGKNHPRNLFIWRSNLLGSSGKGHEFMLKYLLGTEHGIQGQDLGKQGGVKPEEVEWHDNGLDGKLDLVVTLDFRLSSTCLYSDIVLPTATWYEKDDMNTSDMHPFIHPLSAAVDPAWESKSDWEIYKSIAKSFSELCVGHLGKETDVVTLPIQHDSAAELAQPLGVKDWKKGECDLIPGKTAPHIIPVERDYPATYERFTSIGPLMEKIGNGGKGIAWNTQSEMDLLRKLNYTKADGPAKGQPMLNTAIDAAEMILTLAPETNGNVAVKAWAALSEFTGRDHTHLALNKEDEKIRFRDIQAQPRKIISSPTWSGLEDEHVSYNAGYTNVHELIPWRTLSGRQQLYQDHQWMRDFGESLLVYRPPINTRSVKEVLGVKANGYPEKALNFLTPHQKWGIHSTYSDNLLMLTLGRGGPVVWLSETDAKEMGIADNDWIEVFNSNGALTARAVVSQRVPSGMTMMYHAQERIVNLPGSEITGQRGGIHNSVTRITPKPTHMIGGYAQLAYGFNYYGTVGSNRDEFVVVRKMKNINWLDGEGNDQVQESAK
- the narH gene encoding nitrate reductase subunit beta; this translates as MKIRSQVGMVLNLDKCIGCHTCSVTCKNVWTSREGMEYAWFNNVETKPGTGFPTDWENQEKWKGGWIRKINGKLQPRMGNRALLLGKIFANPHLPGIDDYYEPFDFDYQNLHTAPESKHQPIARPRSLITGQRMNKITAGPNWEDDLGGEFEKLSKDQNFENMQKAMYGQFENTFMMYLPRLCEHCLNPACVATCPSGAIYKREEDGIVLIDQDKCRGWRMCVTGCPYKKIYFNWKSGKSEKCIFCYPRIEAGMPTVCSETCVGRIRYLGVLLYDADAIENAASTEHEKDLYQRQLDVFLDPNDPAVIEQALKDGVPQSVIDAAQKSPVYKMAMDWKLALPLHPEYRTLPMVWYVPPLSPIQSAADAGELGSNGILPDVESLRIPVQYLANLLTAGDTQPVLLALKRMLAMRHFKRAETVDGVEDTRALEEVGLSKAQAQEMYRYLAIANYEDRFVVPSSHRELARDAFPEKNGCGFSFGDGCHGSDNKFNLFNSRRIDAVNVTVKTEPHA
- the narJ gene encoding nitrate reductase molybdenum cofactor assembly chaperone, whose translation is MIELLVISRLLEYPDAALWQHQQELFDALASGEHLAKADAQHVGIFLRDLTTQDLLDAQASYSELFDRGRATSLLLFEHVHGESRDRGQAMVDLLAQYERHGLQLDSRELPDHLPLYLEYLAQLPVAEAIGGLQDIAPILALLQARLQQRESHYASLFDALLALTKTEVDNAQVAEKIAGEARDDTPQALDAVWEEEQVKFFAEQGCGDADITAHQRRFAGSVAPQYLNISTGGER